In Geobacter anodireducens, a genomic segment contains:
- a CDS encoding NAD(+) kinase — protein MKKIAIFAKVHDPRCQGVASELIAWLEARGLIPLVEAHLARHLGGRQGIVPEDIPVLADMAVVLGGDGTLISAARLIGSRQIPILGVNLGSLGFLTEITLDELYPVLESCLSGDFQVTERMMLAVSVERSGEEICSHRVLNDVVINKGALARIIDMETEVSGIRLTTYKADGLIISTPTGSTGYSLSANGPIVHPSLECITITPICPHTLTNRPIVLESSSGVTVRLRSKDEDVYLTLDGQVGMELKCGDAVHVRRAAHRTRLVMSRSRNYFEVLRTKLKWGER, from the coding sequence ATGAAAAAAATCGCCATCTTCGCCAAGGTCCACGATCCCCGCTGTCAGGGGGTGGCGAGCGAGCTGATCGCCTGGCTGGAGGCACGGGGTCTGATCCCGCTGGTGGAGGCCCATCTGGCGCGTCATCTGGGGGGACGGCAGGGCATCGTTCCCGAGGATATCCCCGTCCTGGCCGACATGGCGGTGGTCCTGGGCGGCGACGGCACCCTCATCTCCGCGGCGCGGCTCATCGGGTCCCGCCAGATTCCCATCCTCGGCGTCAACCTGGGCAGTCTCGGCTTTCTGACCGAGATTACCCTGGACGAACTCTATCCGGTACTGGAATCCTGCCTTTCGGGCGATTTCCAGGTGACCGAGCGGATGATGCTCGCCGTGTCCGTGGAGCGCAGCGGCGAGGAAATCTGTTCCCACCGGGTCCTGAACGATGTGGTCATCAACAAGGGAGCCCTTGCCCGGATCATCGACATGGAGACGGAGGTGAGCGGCATCCGGCTCACCACCTACAAGGCCGACGGCCTCATCATCTCCACTCCCACGGGCTCCACCGGCTACAGCCTTTCGGCCAACGGGCCCATCGTTCATCCGTCACTGGAGTGCATCACCATCACTCCCATCTGTCCCCACACCCTCACCAACCGTCCCATTGTGCTCGAGTCGAGTTCTGGGGTGACCGTCAGGCTCCGCTCCAAGGACGAGGACGTCTACCTGACGCTGGACGGGCAGGTGGGGATGGAGCTGAAGTGCGGCGACGCGGTGCACGTGCGCCGGGCGGCCCACAGGACCCGGCTCGTCATGTCCCGCAGCCGCAACTACTTCGAGGTGCTCCGGACCAAGCTCAAGTGGGGGGAGCGGTAG